One stretch of Lemur catta isolate mLemCat1 chromosome 2, mLemCat1.pri, whole genome shotgun sequence DNA includes these proteins:
- the NUBP1 gene encoding cytosolic Fe-S cluster assembly factor NUBP1: MEEVPHDCPGADSAQAGRGASCQGCPNQRLCASGAGATPDPAIEEIKEKMKTVKHKILVLSGKGGVGKSTFSAHLAHGLAEDESTQVALLDIDICGPSIPKIMGLEGEQVHQSGSGWSPVYVDENLGVMSVGFLLGSPDDAVIWRGPKKNGMIKQFLRDVDWGEVDYLIVDTPPGTSDEHLSVVQYLTAARIDGAVLLTTPQEVSLQDVRKEINFCRKVKLPIIGVVENMSGFICPNCKKESQIFPPTTGGAAAMCQDLKLPLLGRVPLDPHIGKSCDKGQSFLVEAPDSPATLAYRSIIQRIQEFCNLHQSKEENLISS, from the exons ATGGAGGAGGTGCCTCACG ACTGTCCAGGGGCCGACAGCGCCCAGGCGGGCCGAGGGGCCTCATGTCAGGGATGCCCCAACCAGCGACTGTGTGCTTCTGGAGCGGGTGCCACTCCGGACCCGG CCATAGaggaaatcaaagagaaaatgaagacgGTGAAACACAAGATCTTGGTGTTGTCTGGGAAAGGTGGTGTTGGGAAAAGCACATTCAGTGCCCACCTGGCCCACGGCCTCGCAGAGGATGAAAGCACACAG GTTGCTCTCCTGGACATCGACATATGTGGGCCGTCAATTCCCAAGATAATGGGATTGGAGGGCGAACAG GTTCACCAGAGCGGCTCCGGCTGGTCCCCAGTG TACGTGGACGAAAACCTGGGCGTGATGTCCGTAGGCTTCCTGCTCGGCAGCCCCGACGACGCTGTTATCTGGAGGGGACCGAAGAAAAATG GCATGATCAAGCAGTTCCTCCGCGACGTGGACTGGGGAGAGGTCGACTACCTCATCGTGGACACCCCGCCCGGGACGTCGGACGAGCACCTCTCGGTCGTCCAGTACCTGACCGCGGCTCGCATCGACGGCGCCGTGCTCCTCACCACGCCTCAG GAGGTATCGCTGCAGGATGTGCGGAAAGAAATCAACTTCTGCCGCAAGGTGAAGCTGCCCATCATCGGGGTGGTGGAGAACATGAGCGGCTTCATCTGTCCCAACTGCAAG AAAGAATCTCAGATATTCCCTCCCACGACCGGCGGCGCGGCGGCCATGTGCCAGGACCTGAAGTTGCCTCTCCTGGGCAGAGTGCCCCTGGACCCTCACATAG ggAAGAGCTGTGACAAAGGCCAGTCCTTTCTGGTTGAAGCCCCAGACTCACCAGCCACCCTCGCCTACAGGAGCATAATTCAGA GAATCCAAGAGTTTTGTAACCTCCATCAGTCAAAAGAAGAGAACCTCATCAGTTCCTGA